Proteins from one Buchnera aphidicola (Diuraphis noxia) genomic window:
- the pyrB gene encoding aspartate carbamoyltransferase, producing MRNPLFKKNIISINELKRNELELVLKKTQVLKKKPQVDLLKNKIIASCFFEASTRTRLSFETAVYRLGASIIGFSDESNISLKKKGETLADTITVISSYVDAIIIRHPQEGSARLAAEFSNGIPIFNAGDGANQHPTQTLLDLFTIQETQNRLTHLNIAMVGDLKYGRTVHSLTQALAKFEDNKFFFISPDALIMPEYINDMLDKKEIFWKRCKNIEEIISKIDILYMTRVQKERLDSTEYANSKSKFVLHAKTLQNARKNLKILHPLPRIDEIDYDVDHTPYAWYFKQAANGIYVRQAILALALIEKHLR from the coding sequence TTGAGAAATCCTTTGTTTAAAAAAAACATTATTTCAATTAATGAATTAAAACGAAATGAACTAGAACTAGTTTTAAAAAAAACTCAGGTTCTTAAAAAGAAACCGCAAGTAGATTTATTAAAAAATAAAATTATAGCTAGTTGTTTTTTTGAAGCTTCTACTCGCACTCGTTTGTCGTTCGAAACAGCTGTCTATCGATTAGGAGCTTCAATCATAGGGTTTTCTGATGAAAGTAATATTTCTTTAAAAAAAAAAGGAGAAACATTAGCAGATACTATTACAGTAATTAGTTCTTATGTTGATGCTATTATTATTCGACATCCTCAAGAAGGCTCTGCACGTTTAGCAGCTGAATTTTCTAATGGAATACCAATATTTAATGCTGGAGATGGAGCGAATCAACATCCTACTCAAACACTTTTAGATCTATTTACTATTCAAGAAACTCAAAATAGACTGACTCACTTAAATATTGCAATGGTGGGAGATTTGAAATATGGAAGAACCGTACACTCATTAACACAAGCATTAGCTAAATTTGAAGATAATAAATTTTTTTTTATTTCACCTGATGCATTAATTATGCCTGAATATATTAACGATATGCTTGATAAAAAAGAAATTTTTTGGAAAAGATGTAAAAATATTGAAGAAATAATTTCTAAGATAGATATTCTGTATATGACAAGAGTACAAAAAGAACGACTTGATTCAACTGAATATGCAAACTCAAAATCAAAATTTGTATTACATGCTAAAACGTTACAAAATGCACGTAAAAATTTAAAAATATTACATCCTCTTCCTCGTATAGATGAAATAGATTATGACGTCGATCATACACCTTATGCATGGTATTTCAAACAAGCAGCAAATGGGATTTATGTACGTCAAGCTATTTTAGCACTGGCGTTAATAGAAAAACATTTAAGATAA
- a CDS encoding Rid family detoxifying hydrolase produces MNCIIKTKNAPKPIGPYSQAIKTDNFVILSGQIPIDIKSNRIPENISEQTYIVLMNIKSILIESGLQVKDIIKTTIFTTQLKKIDIINEIYMKFFLDNHANFPARSCIEVQALPKNVKIEIEAIAFKKN; encoded by the coding sequence ATGAATTGTATAATTAAAACTAAAAATGCACCTAAACCTATTGGTCCTTATTCCCAAGCTATTAAAACAGATAATTTTGTTATTTTATCTGGACAAATACCTATTGATATCAAATCTAATCGTATTCCAGAAAATATTTCTGAGCAAACATATATTGTATTGATGAATATAAAATCAATTTTAATTGAATCAGGTTTGCAAGTAAAAGATATTATAAAAACTACAATTTTTACTACTCAGTTAAAAAAAATTGATATTATTAATGAAATTTACATGAAATTTTTTTTAGATAATCACGCTAATTTTCCTGCTAGGTCTTGTATAGAAGTTCAAGCATTACCTAAAAATGTAAAAATAGAAATTGAAGCAATTGCATTTAAAAAAAATTAA
- a CDS encoding DEAD/DEAH family ATP-dependent RNA helicase, with protein sequence MTHIESTFSFLGLNPFLIQSLNEMGYVKPSPIQATCIPLLLKGNDVLGMAQTGSGKTAAFSLPLLHNLNISLKAPQILVLAPTRELAVQVAESFSSFSKYMVGINVLPLYGGQRYELQLRALRQGPQIVVGTPGRLLDHLKRGTLNLSNLRGLVLDEADEMLRMGFIEDVEEIMKKIPKDHQTALFSATMPEVIRRISKRFMKNPKEIKIQSNITTRPDIKQSYWMVCGRKTDALIRFLEAEDFSATIIFVRTKNATLEVSEALERNGYNSAALNGDMNQALREQTLERLKNGRLDILIATDVAARGLDVDRISFVINYDIPMDAESYVHRIGRTGRAGRTGRALLFVENRERRLLRNIERTIKQSIPEVQLPRIELLSQRRLEQFAKQVQKQLESKDLDQYVSLLDKLYSVDDLDIKNLAAALLKMAQGERPLIIKSDLSHNASKNISFKKDDRRRDNKTYSNRSRRDSKDIDLYRIEIGRNDGVEVRHIVGAIANEGNINSRNIGNIKIFPTYSTVELSKELPKDLLQHFTHTKILNKLINIKLLRDTKKYEKKMSNRSLFHKDKTSHRRFSNNRVSKSKPCKNELKSSFFRRKSI encoded by the coding sequence ATGACTCATATTGAAAGCACATTTTCTTTTCTTGGTTTAAATCCTTTTTTAATTCAATCACTAAACGAAATGGGATATGTTAAACCTTCTCCTATTCAAGCCACTTGTATTCCTTTACTTTTAAAAGGAAATGATGTATTAGGCATGGCACAAACTGGCAGTGGAAAAACAGCTGCTTTTTCATTACCTTTATTACATAATCTTAATATTAGTTTAAAAGCTCCTCAAATATTAGTATTAGCACCTACAAGAGAACTAGCGGTACAAGTAGCCGAGTCGTTTTCTAGTTTTTCTAAATATATGGTTGGAATTAATGTATTACCTTTATATGGTGGTCAAAGGTATGAGTTGCAGCTACGTGCATTACGACAAGGCCCTCAAATTGTTGTAGGAACTCCAGGACGTCTATTAGATCATTTAAAAAGAGGAACTCTTAATCTTTCAAATTTACGTGGATTAGTCTTAGATGAAGCAGATGAAATGTTACGAATGGGTTTTATAGAAGATGTAGAAGAAATTATGAAAAAAATCCCAAAAGATCATCAAACTGCATTATTTTCAGCTACAATGCCCGAAGTAATACGTCGTATTTCTAAAAGATTTATGAAAAACCCAAAAGAAATTAAAATACAATCGAATATAACTACACGTCCAGATATAAAACAAAGTTATTGGATGGTATGTGGTAGAAAAACTGATGCGTTAATTAGGTTTTTAGAAGCAGAAGATTTTTCTGCTACAATTATATTTGTTAGGACGAAAAATGCAACTTTAGAAGTATCTGAAGCTCTAGAACGAAATGGATATAATAGTGCAGCTTTAAACGGAGATATGAATCAAGCTTTAAGAGAACAAACGCTAGAACGATTAAAAAACGGTCGATTAGATATTTTAATAGCAACAGACGTTGCAGCTCGTGGTTTAGATGTTGATCGTATTAGCTTTGTTATTAATTATGACATTCCAATGGATGCAGAATCATATGTACACCGAATAGGACGTACTGGACGTGCTGGACGTACTGGACGTGCTTTATTATTTGTTGAAAATCGTGAACGTCGTTTATTACGTAACATAGAACGTACTATTAAACAAAGTATTCCAGAAGTACAACTGCCAAGAATTGAATTATTATCTCAAAGACGTCTTGAACAATTTGCAAAACAAGTACAAAAGCAGTTAGAAAGCAAAGATTTAGATCAATACGTTTCATTATTAGATAAACTATATTCTGTAGATGATTTAGATATAAAAAATTTAGCTGCGGCTTTATTGAAAATGGCTCAAGGTGAACGACCATTAATTATAAAATCAGATTTATCACATAATGCATCTAAAAATATCTCATTTAAAAAAGATGATCGCAGACGTGATAATAAAACATATAGTAATCGATCACGTCGTGACAGTAAAGATATAGATTTATATCGTATTGAAATAGGACGTAATGACGGAGTAGAAGTAAGACATATAGTTGGAGCAATTGCTAATGAAGGAAATATTAATAGTCGGAATATTGGTAATATTAAAATTTTTCCTACTTACTCTACTGTTGAATTATCTAAAGAATTACCTAAAGATTTATTACAACATTTTACTCATACTAAAATATTAAATAAATTAATTAACATAAAATTATTACGAGATACTAAAAAATATGAAAAAAAAATGTCTAATAGGTCTTTATTTCATAAAGATAAAACAAGTCATCGTCGTTTTTCTAATAATCGTGTAAGTAAATCAAAACCATGCAAAAACGAATTAAAATCATCTTTTTTTCGTCGTAAAAGTATTTAA
- the pyrI gene encoding aspartate carbamoyltransferase regulatory subunit, with the protein MEINKLQVEAIKSGSVIDHIPAHIGFKLLSLFRFTETEKRITIGLNLPSQKLGKKDIIKIENIFLSDDQINQLAIYAPHATVNYINEYNLVGKTFPSLPKKIDRILICPNSNCVSHHDFITSSFFLKQDKLYNMYLKCKYCEKEFSKNIVLSH; encoded by the coding sequence ATGGAAATCAATAAACTTCAAGTAGAAGCGATTAAATCCGGTAGTGTTATTGACCATATACCAGCTCATATTGGATTCAAATTGCTATCTTTATTTAGATTTACCGAAACAGAAAAACGTATCACTATAGGTTTAAATTTACCATCTCAAAAATTAGGAAAAAAAGATATCATTAAAATTGAAAATATTTTTTTAAGTGACGATCAAATTAATCAATTAGCTATTTATGCTCCACATGCAACTGTAAATTATATTAACGAATATAATCTAGTAGGAAAAACTTTTCCAAGTTTGCCTAAAAAAATAGATAGAATTCTAATTTGTCCAAATAGTAATTGTGTCAGTCATCATGACTTTATTACTTCTAGTTTTTTTTTGAAACAAGATAAACTTTATAATATGTATTTAAAATGTAAATATTGCGAAAAAGAATTTTCTAAAAATATAGTGTTGTCACATTAA